In Gemmatimonadaceae bacterium, the following are encoded in one genomic region:
- a CDS encoding threonine/serine dehydratase yields MTTISVSDSPITLDDARAARERLAPYLVPTPLREYPRLSAIAGADIRVFVKHENHQPTNSFKIRNGLSFMTALDASQRRRGVVAASTGNHGQGIAYGAKLLGSRATICVPAGNNPAKTEEMRALGATVVEEGRDYDEAVEVMMRLASERGMIVAHSTNDPLIIAGAGTMTLEILEQQPELEALVIATGGGSQAVGAITVARELAPHLQVFGVQAAGAPAIHDSWHARRRLTTDRVDTFAEGVATRTTYDLTFPALQAGLADMVTVSDAEIAESLRTIVSVTHNLVEGAGAMGVAALPKLRDRLAGKRVGVVFCGGNIDTAMLRRILSHEI; encoded by the coding sequence ATGACAACGATTTCGGTGAGCGACTCGCCGATCACGCTCGATGACGCGCGAGCCGCGCGCGAGCGCCTTGCGCCGTATCTCGTCCCGACGCCGCTGCGCGAGTATCCGCGACTCAGCGCGATCGCCGGAGCGGACATCCGCGTGTTCGTGAAGCACGAAAATCATCAGCCCACGAATTCGTTCAAGATTCGAAACGGGCTCTCGTTCATGACCGCGCTCGATGCGTCGCAGCGGCGGCGCGGCGTGGTCGCCGCCTCGACCGGCAATCACGGGCAAGGGATTGCCTACGGGGCGAAGCTCCTGGGCTCGCGCGCGACTATCTGTGTTCCGGCGGGCAACAATCCCGCGAAGACCGAAGAGATGCGCGCGCTCGGCGCGACCGTGGTCGAGGAGGGCCGCGACTACGACGAGGCGGTCGAGGTGATGATGCGTCTCGCGTCGGAGCGCGGCATGATCGTGGCGCACTCGACGAACGATCCGCTGATCATCGCGGGCGCGGGTACGATGACGCTCGAGATTCTCGAGCAGCAGCCCGAGCTCGAGGCGCTCGTGATCGCCACGGGCGGCGGGTCGCAAGCGGTCGGCGCGATCACGGTCGCGCGCGAGCTGGCGCCGCATCTTCAAGTCTTCGGCGTGCAAGCCGCGGGGGCGCCGGCGATTCACGATTCCTGGCACGCACGCCGCCGGCTCACCACCGATCGCGTCGACACGTTCGCCGAAGGCGTGGCGACGCGCACGACGTATGACCTCACTTTCCCGGCGCTCCAGGCCGGACTTGCCGACATGGTCACCGTGAGCGATGCGGAGATCGCCGAGAGCTTGCGGACGATCGTGTCGGTGACGCACAATCTGGTCGAAGGCGCGGGCGCGATGGGCGTCGCCGCGCTGCCCAAGCTCCGCGATCGGCTGGCCGGCAAGCGCGTCGGCGTCGTGTTTTGCGGAGGGAACATCGACACCGCGATGCTGCGGCGTATTCTCTCGCACGAGATCTGA
- a CDS encoding VWA domain-containing protein translates to MRFHTYGKYSPELADAIDLQSLLDKLADFLLQSGFAGGDNQSYYGWDAGDDGNRSLDALKQAILDALMESGQFTPEMLEALRGGEDEEGQAKLAKLLDQLVQRMIEEGYLNIENAPQMPAGHQPVTGPGSLAKAAARDVQFNLTEKGIDFLGYKTLRNLLGSLGKSSFGSHDTAYLATGIESDGWSKPYEFGDVLNIDVNETLKNSLARTGKIEVPMDLDYSDLMVRQAEYRSSCATVLMLDCSHSMILYGEDRFTPAKKVALALTHLIRTQFPGDTLKVVLFHDSAEEIPLATLATAQVGPYHTNTAEGLKLARRLLLAQKKDMKQIIMITDGKPSALTMPNGQIYKNSFGLDTTVIAQTIKEVANCRRSGIMINTFMLARDRTLVEFVKRVSEISRGKAYFTSTMTLGQFILMDFLKRKTRKVS, encoded by the coding sequence ATGCGCTTCCACACATATGGCAAGTACAGCCCTGAGCTCGCCGACGCAATCGACCTTCAGTCGCTGCTCGACAAGCTCGCGGACTTTCTGCTCCAATCCGGCTTCGCCGGCGGGGACAACCAGTCCTATTACGGTTGGGACGCGGGCGACGACGGCAATCGCTCGCTCGACGCGCTGAAGCAGGCGATCCTCGACGCGCTCATGGAGAGCGGGCAGTTCACGCCCGAGATGCTCGAGGCGCTCCGCGGCGGCGAAGACGAAGAAGGGCAAGCCAAGCTCGCGAAGCTCCTCGACCAGCTCGTGCAGCGGATGATCGAGGAAGGCTATCTCAACATCGAGAACGCCCCGCAAATGCCGGCCGGACACCAGCCCGTGACCGGACCGGGTTCGCTCGCCAAGGCCGCCGCCCGCGACGTGCAGTTCAACCTCACCGAGAAAGGCATCGATTTCCTCGGCTACAAAACCCTGCGCAATCTGCTCGGCTCACTCGGCAAATCGAGCTTCGGCAGCCACGACACGGCGTATCTCGCCACAGGCATCGAGTCCGACGGGTGGAGCAAACCATACGAGTTCGGCGACGTGCTGAACATCGACGTCAACGAAACGCTCAAGAATTCGTTGGCGCGGACCGGCAAGATCGAAGTGCCGATGGACCTCGACTACAGCGACTTGATGGTGCGCCAGGCCGAGTATCGCTCGTCGTGCGCGACGGTGTTGATGCTCGACTGCTCGCACTCGATGATCCTCTACGGCGAGGATCGTTTCACGCCGGCGAAGAAAGTCGCGCTGGCGCTGACGCATCTCATTCGCACGCAATTCCCCGGCGACACGCTCAAAGTCGTGCTCTTTCATGATTCGGCCGAGGAGATCCCGCTCGCGACGCTGGCGACGGCGCAGGTCGGGCCGTATCACACCAATACCGCGGAAGGACTCAAGCTGGCCCGTCGGTTGCTCTTGGCTCAGAAGAAGGACATGAAGCAGATCATCATGATCACCGACGGAAAGCCGAGCGCGTTGACGATGCCCAACGGGCAGATCTACAAGAACTCCTTCGGCCTGGATACGACGGTGATCGCGCAAACCATCAAGGAAGTCGCCAATTGCCGCCGTTCGGGAATCATGATCAACACCTTCATGCTCGCGCGCGATCGCACGCTCGTCGAGTTCGTGAAGCGTGTGTCGGAGATCAGTCGCGGGAAGGCCTATTTCACGTCGACGATGACGCTGGGACAGTTCATTCTGATGGACTTCCTCAAGCGAAAGACGCGCAAGGTCAGCTGA
- a CDS encoding magnesium chelatase, whose translation MAAHPETLGALKRSPYGVPDRAFRSVKDEMRQNLLERLCQGGPLFSGVIGYEETVMPQIVNAMLSKHNFILLGLRGQAKSRILRALVTLLDDVMPIVAGSEINDNPFAPISKYARNLINEAGDDTPIAWVGRENRYVEKLATPDVTIADLIGDLDPIRAARGGHLLSDELTIHYGMLPRANRGIFALNELPDLAGKVQVGLFNVMQEGDVQIKGYPIRLPLDVQLAFTANPEDYTARGKIITPLKDRIGSEIVTHYPATIDLGMDITRQEAWISRENRPVRVPDFIAEVIERIAFEARNDKRIDKRSGVSQRMPITVMENVVSNAERRAIISGDAEIVPRISDIYAALPAITGKIELEYEGELVGGPAIARELIRRAADGTFHDRAGGVNTDDIIMWFDEGGALQVADDARADLALQGFDVVPDLVHLVNHVGLAAPDDAGTGVAACELVLEALVARRKISRSDGGQYGRATPEPRRRPNQDLFGGGMS comes from the coding sequence GTGGCCGCACATCCAGAAACGCTGGGCGCCCTCAAGCGCTCGCCATATGGCGTTCCCGACCGGGCATTTCGATCCGTCAAGGACGAGATGCGTCAAAACCTCCTCGAGCGCTTGTGTCAGGGAGGTCCGCTCTTTTCCGGCGTGATCGGATACGAAGAGACGGTCATGCCGCAGATCGTGAACGCCATGCTCTCGAAGCACAACTTCATCCTGCTCGGCCTGCGTGGACAGGCGAAGTCGCGCATTCTGCGCGCGCTCGTCACGCTGCTCGACGACGTCATGCCGATCGTCGCCGGCAGCGAGATCAACGACAATCCGTTCGCGCCGATCTCCAAGTACGCGCGGAATCTCATCAACGAAGCGGGCGACGACACGCCGATCGCGTGGGTCGGCCGCGAGAATCGTTACGTCGAGAAGTTGGCGACGCCGGACGTCACGATCGCCGATCTCATCGGCGATCTCGATCCCATTCGCGCCGCCCGCGGCGGACACCTGTTGTCCGACGAGCTCACGATTCACTACGGCATGCTGCCGCGCGCCAACCGCGGCATCTTCGCGCTGAACGAGCTGCCCGACCTCGCCGGCAAGGTGCAGGTGGGCCTGTTCAACGTGATGCAGGAAGGCGACGTGCAGATCAAGGGTTATCCCATCCGCCTGCCGCTCGACGTGCAGCTCGCGTTCACCGCGAACCCCGAGGACTACACGGCGCGCGGCAAGATCATCACGCCGCTCAAGGATCGCATCGGCAGCGAGATCGTCACGCACTATCCGGCGACGATCGACTTGGGGATGGACATCACGCGGCAGGAAGCGTGGATCTCGCGCGAGAACCGTCCGGTGCGCGTTCCCGACTTCATCGCGGAAGTCATCGAGCGCATCGCGTTCGAGGCGCGCAACGACAAACGCATCGACAAGCGGTCGGGCGTGTCGCAGCGCATGCCGATCACGGTGATGGAAAACGTCGTCTCGAACGCCGAGCGGCGCGCGATCATTTCGGGCGACGCGGAGATCGTTCCGCGAATCTCCGACATTTACGCGGCGCTGCCCGCGATCACCGGCAAGATCGAGCTCGAATACGAGGGTGAGCTCGTCGGCGGTCCGGCCATCGCGCGCGAGCTCATTCGACGCGCGGCGGACGGCACGTTTCACGATCGCGCGGGCGGCGTGAACACCGACGACATCATCATGTGGTTCGACGAAGGCGGCGCGCTGCAGGTGGCGGACGACGCGCGCGCCGATCTCGCGCTCCAAGGATTCGACGTCGTCCCGGACCTCGTGCATCTCGTGAATCACGTCGGCCTGGCGGCGCCGGACGATGCCGGCACGGGCGTAGCGGCCTGCGAGCTCGTGCTCGAGGCGCTCGTTGCGCGAAGAAAGATCTCGCGCTCGGACGGCGGTCAATACGGCCGCGCGACGCCGGAGCCGCGGCGCAGGCCGAATCAGGATCTGTTCGGCGGCGGCATGTCGTGA
- a CDS encoding glycoside hydrolase domain-containing protein translates to MAAFAPMFAAMFAAMFATAFSPANAQRVDRVERVERLERADSIVAYPGFDATAYPGDSAMRAWAYPSSPYRWVGYYLASPCHRDSSWTGRRAALDATGWGFAAIYVGQQDWSRMAIGRATPHARSDSAGAPVVCSSALLTTDRARSDAADAVAQLRAEGFADGSTVFLDVETVSDVTPALLAYVRTWTANVLSDGRYRPGIYAAKTNAQPLYAAASSVYHVARRRDRPPFWIASAANFSLARRPSAVGIDYAEIWQGIVAVSQQFNGVRLTVDVNVAARSSPSAP, encoded by the coding sequence TTGGCGGCCTTTGCTCCGATGTTCGCCGCGATGTTCGCCGCGATGTTCGCCACGGCATTCTCTCCCGCGAACGCGCAGCGCGTTGACCGAGTTGAACGAGTTGAACGACTTGAACGAGCAGACAGCATCGTCGCGTACCCGGGGTTCGACGCCACGGCATATCCCGGCGACAGCGCCATGCGAGCCTGGGCGTATCCGTCGTCGCCGTATCGGTGGGTGGGATACTACCTCGCGTCGCCTTGTCATCGCGACAGCAGTTGGACGGGCCGTCGCGCCGCACTCGACGCTACGGGATGGGGGTTCGCCGCGATCTACGTCGGCCAGCAGGATTGGTCGCGTATGGCGATCGGCCGCGCGACTCCGCACGCACGCAGCGATTCGGCCGGCGCGCCCGTGGTCTGCTCGTCGGCACTGCTCACCACCGATCGCGCCAGGAGCGACGCGGCCGACGCCGTCGCTCAGCTGCGAGCCGAAGGATTCGCCGACGGTAGCACCGTATTCCTGGACGTCGAGACGGTGTCGGACGTGACGCCCGCGTTGCTCGCGTATGTTCGGACGTGGACGGCGAACGTGTTGAGCGACGGCCGGTATCGACCGGGCATCTATGCCGCGAAGACGAACGCGCAGCCGCTCTACGCGGCCGCGAGCTCGGTATATCACGTTGCGCGACGCCGCGATCGTCCCCCATTCTGGATCGCGAGCGCCGCCAACTTCTCGCTTGCGCGCCGCCCGAGCGCCGTCGGCATCGACTACGCTGAAATCTGGCAGGGCATCGTCGCGGTGTCGCAGCAGTTCAACGGCGTGCGGCTCACGGTCGACGTCAACGTCGCGGCGCGTTCGTCACCCAGCGCACCGTAG
- a CDS encoding copper resistance protein CopC codes for MLFAHAQLLRSSPAANSEVTSPSEIQLWYSEEPDLHFASVQLRKGTQSIELGPIRAVSPNGLRIPIVGPMPPGGYSIAWHVAASDGHATNGTIHFRVKPDSAGAAPPGGGSPPTPAAGASGTSPRRDTAASRRPATNVFVAPGRPVAASTAMRWAEFVALLAVIGAIVFRLVVVPAAKWPDELTADAVDRGRRLAVAFALLFLIATITRAMAESTLLADPTASGLSEIRILVTSTRWGIAWSIGGVGALLAFIGLLVARAGLTGWLIATLGIIAVTVSEALTGHSGASAHLSLAMAADVAHQLGAGGWIGGLAFVAFAGLPATRRLPDPDARYAGSRLVRAYHASALECVVLVVISGVIAAALRLRAVSDLWTTPYGSMLFRKLVFVVVVLAFGFFHWRRVVIHDWDTDTRFRFMRSAAFELVFAAVVVAFTALLVSTQLPL; via the coding sequence TTGCTGTTCGCGCACGCGCAACTGCTGCGAAGCAGCCCAGCCGCGAATAGCGAAGTCACGTCGCCGTCGGAGATCCAGCTCTGGTACTCCGAAGAGCCTGACCTTCATTTCGCCAGCGTCCAGCTGCGCAAGGGCACGCAGAGCATCGAGCTTGGGCCCATTCGCGCGGTGTCGCCGAACGGGCTGCGCATTCCGATCGTCGGTCCGATGCCGCCGGGGGGATACAGCATCGCCTGGCACGTGGCCGCGTCGGACGGCCACGCGACGAACGGCACGATTCATTTTCGGGTGAAGCCGGACAGCGCGGGCGCCGCGCCACCGGGAGGAGGTTCGCCACCAACGCCGGCCGCCGGTGCCTCCGGCACATCGCCGCGTCGTGACACGGCGGCGTCTCGAAGGCCGGCGACGAACGTCTTCGTTGCGCCCGGTCGGCCGGTGGCGGCGTCGACGGCGATGCGGTGGGCGGAATTCGTCGCGCTGCTCGCCGTGATCGGCGCGATCGTGTTTCGTCTCGTGGTCGTCCCCGCGGCCAAATGGCCTGACGAATTGACGGCCGACGCGGTCGACCGCGGGCGTCGGCTCGCGGTTGCGTTCGCGTTGCTGTTTCTCATCGCGACCATCACGCGCGCGATGGCCGAGTCGACCTTGCTCGCCGATCCGACGGCATCGGGACTCTCGGAAATTAGAATTCTGGTAACGAGCACGCGCTGGGGCATTGCGTGGTCGATCGGCGGCGTCGGCGCGCTCCTCGCGTTCATCGGGCTGCTGGTGGCGCGCGCCGGACTCACCGGCTGGCTCATCGCCACGCTGGGCATCATCGCGGTAACCGTGAGCGAGGCGCTCACCGGCCATAGCGGCGCGTCGGCGCATCTCTCGCTCGCGATGGCGGCGGACGTCGCGCACCAGCTTGGTGCGGGCGGATGGATTGGCGGGCTCGCGTTCGTCGCGTTCGCGGGGTTGCCGGCGACCCGCCGCCTGCCCGATCCCGACGCACGGTATGCCGGATCGAGGCTGGTGCGCGCGTACCATGCGTCGGCGCTCGAGTGCGTGGTGCTCGTCGTGATCAGCGGAGTGATCGCGGCCGCGCTTCGGCTGCGCGCCGTGAGCGATCTGTGGACGACGCCGTACGGCTCGATGCTCTTTCGTAAGTTGGTGTTCGTCGTGGTGGTGCTCGCGTTCGGATTCTTCCATTGGCGGCGCGTCGTCATTCACGACTGGGACACGGACACCCGCTTCCGCTTCATGCGCTCGGCCGCGTTTGAATTGGTCTTCGCCGCGGTGGTCGTGGCGTTCACGGCGCTTCTCGTTTCGACTCAGCTGCCCCTATGA
- a CDS encoding serine/threonine-protein kinase codes for MTGFVEQLQRSVGDSLTIERELGGGAMSHVFLARERTLGRAVVVKVLPPALASAINIERFRREVQLLARLQHTHIVSVLATGDANDMLFYTMPFVEGESLRHRLRRGGALSSGETIVILRDVLGALAYAHKRGVVHRDIKPENILLSEGGALLADFGIAKAMSDAGMPAPTRITHGGVMVGTPAYSAPEQAAADPNVDARADLYSVGAVAYEMLTGAPMFADRAPHLQMAAHATEVPMPIDARRSDVPPRLAELVMQMLAKDPADRPASAEAILHVLDGIATAEGRIRPSAMVRTTRLRWAMLAGVFGFLWSTLRRGRRGF; via the coding sequence ATGACCGGGTTCGTCGAACAGCTGCAACGCAGCGTGGGCGACTCGCTGACGATCGAGCGCGAGCTCGGCGGCGGCGCGATGAGCCACGTCTTTCTCGCGCGCGAGCGCACCCTGGGGCGCGCCGTCGTCGTGAAAGTGTTGCCGCCCGCGCTGGCCAGCGCGATCAACATCGAGCGCTTTCGGCGCGAGGTGCAGTTGCTCGCGCGGCTCCAGCACACGCACATCGTCTCGGTGCTCGCGACGGGCGACGCGAACGACATGTTGTTCTACACGATGCCGTTCGTCGAGGGCGAATCGCTGCGGCACCGGCTTCGTCGCGGCGGCGCTCTCTCGTCCGGCGAGACGATCGTCATTCTCCGCGACGTACTCGGCGCGCTCGCCTATGCGCACAAGCGCGGCGTCGTGCATCGCGACATCAAGCCGGAGAACATTCTCTTGTCCGAGGGTGGGGCGTTGCTCGCGGACTTCGGCATCGCGAAGGCGATGTCGGACGCGGGCATGCCGGCACCAACGCGGATCACGCACGGCGGGGTGATGGTCGGCACGCCGGCGTACAGCGCGCCGGAGCAGGCGGCCGCCGATCCGAACGTTGATGCGCGCGCCGATCTCTATTCGGTGGGCGCCGTTGCGTACGAGATGTTGACAGGTGCGCCGATGTTCGCGGATCGCGCGCCGCATCTGCAGATGGCGGCCCATGCGACGGAGGTGCCGATGCCGATTGATGCCCGACGTTCGGACGTGCCGCCGCGGCTGGCCGAACTCGTGATGCAGATGCTGGCGAAGGATCCGGCCGATCGGCCGGCGAGCGCCGAGGCGATTCTCCACGTCCTCGATGGCATCGCGACGGCGGAAGGCCGCATTCGGCCCTCGGCGATGGTGCGGACGACGCGGCTGCGGTGGGCAATGCTGGCGGGCGTGTTCGGCTTTCTATGGTCAACGCTTCGGCGTGGCCGTCGCGGGTTTTAG
- a CDS encoding citrate synthase gives MATTTPPSGELKQTGTLDIKDSRTDKSYSVQIIQGGVEGDTATRAMDLRQIKTSPSEFGLMTYDPAFMNTASCKSAITFIDGEKGILRYRGYPIEQLAEKSTFLEVAWLLRHGELPTQEEYDGWVHDITYHTYVHENIKTFLQGFRYDAHPMSMLCSAVAALSSFYPEAKNIQDPESRNISIIRLLAKMPTLAAFCYRHSKGLPFIYPDNDLSYTENFLSMVARMSEPKYEANPVFVKALEILFILHADHEQNCSANAVRAVGSSHVDPFSATAAGVAALYGPLHGGANEQVLRMIKEIEHPKNVQGFVDDVKSGKGGSRLMGFGHRVYKSYDPRAKIVKALADQVFKIVGVDKDLEIALKLEEAALNDEYFISRKLYPNVDFYTGLIYRSMAFPTDFFTVLFAVARTSGWLAQWEEMLNDKEQKIARP, from the coding sequence ATGGCCACAACGACGCCGCCGTCGGGCGAATTGAAACAGACGGGCACACTCGACATCAAGGATTCACGGACCGATAAGTCCTATTCCGTTCAGATCATCCAGGGCGGCGTTGAAGGCGACACCGCGACCCGCGCCATGGATTTGCGTCAGATCAAGACCTCGCCGAGCGAATTCGGCTTGATGACGTACGACCCGGCGTTCATGAACACGGCGTCGTGCAAGAGCGCGATCACCTTCATCGATGGTGAGAAGGGCATCCTGCGCTATCGCGGCTATCCAATCGAACAGCTCGCGGAAAAGTCGACGTTCCTGGAAGTCGCCTGGCTGCTGCGCCACGGCGAGCTGCCGACGCAGGAGGAGTACGACGGGTGGGTGCACGACATCACCTATCACACGTACGTCCACGAGAACATCAAGACGTTTCTGCAGGGCTTTCGCTACGACGCGCATCCGATGTCGATGCTCTGCTCGGCCGTCGCGGCGCTGTCGTCGTTCTACCCGGAAGCGAAGAACATCCAGGATCCCGAGTCGCGGAACATCTCCATCATCCGCCTGCTCGCGAAGATGCCGACGCTCGCCGCGTTCTGCTATCGCCACAGCAAGGGACTCCCGTTTATCTATCCCGACAACGACCTGAGCTACACCGAGAACTTCCTCTCGATGGTGGCGCGCATGTCGGAGCCCAAGTACGAGGCGAATCCCGTCTTCGTGAAGGCGCTCGAGATTCTCTTTATCCTGCACGCCGATCACGAGCAGAACTGCTCGGCGAACGCGGTGCGCGCCGTCGGCTCGTCGCATGTCGATCCGTTCTCGGCGACCGCGGCCGGTGTCGCGGCACTGTACGGCCCGCTCCATGGCGGCGCCAACGAGCAGGTGCTCCGCATGATCAAGGAGATCGAGCATCCGAAGAACGTGCAGGGCTTCGTCGACGACGTGAAGAGCGGCAAGGGCGGCAGCCGTCTGATGGGCTTCGGCCATCGCGTCTACAAGTCGTACGATCCGCGCGCCAAGATCGTGAAGGCGCTCGCCGACCAGGTATTCAAGATTGTCGGTGTCGACAAGGATCTGGAGATCGCGCTCAAGCTCGAGGAAGCCGCGCTGAACGACGAGTACTTCATTTCGAGAAAGCTGTATCCGAACGTCGATTTTTACACCGGTCTCATCTACCGCTCGATGGCGTTTCCGACGGATTTCTTCACGGTGCTATTCGCCGTGGCGCGCACGTCGGGGTGGCTGGCGCAGTGGGAAGAGATGCTCAACGACAAGGAGCAGAAGATCGCGCGTCC
- a CDS encoding MFS transporter yields the protein MTELAAHEITDRSLNPFRALSRHRNFRLFWFGQTLSLIGTWMQTMAEGWLALELSNSAFVVGLTACAQSLPILVLSLPAGVFVDRHDKLRIVRVAQTLLSVQASTLFWLTWSHRLTIGWLLTMATANGIISAFEIPARQSLVIELVGREDLPGAIALNSSGFNLARVVGPSIGAIVIAKLGIAWCFGVNAASYITVLAGLFLIQLPEWIPPEHLSSPLEGIRQGVAYMRGTPSIAALMRFVTIYSILGIPYLTLMPVVARNRLGLGADGYGALLACVGVGGVAGALSLAAAGDRFKRTTVLEVASYAFAALLLAFSLVRHAAYAYPLLLGVGFTMIVNNALANSTLQHLAPNELRGRLMAAYSFVVVGLSSVIGSLVAGSIAHAIGVSWAIGGGAVIMLVYTYWAFERRPELRSVEA from the coding sequence GTGACAGAGCTCGCCGCGCACGAGATCACTGACAGGTCGCTAAACCCGTTCCGCGCCCTCTCGCGCCATCGGAACTTCCGTCTGTTCTGGTTCGGCCAGACGCTGTCGCTCATCGGCACGTGGATGCAGACCATGGCCGAGGGCTGGCTGGCGCTCGAGCTGTCGAACAGCGCGTTCGTGGTCGGGCTCACCGCGTGCGCGCAGTCGTTACCAATTCTTGTATTGTCCTTGCCCGCCGGCGTCTTCGTCGACCGGCACGACAAGCTGCGCATCGTGCGTGTCGCGCAGACGCTGCTGTCCGTTCAAGCGAGCACGCTCTTCTGGCTCACGTGGTCGCATCGCCTCACGATCGGGTGGTTGCTCACCATGGCCACGGCGAACGGCATCATCAGCGCGTTCGAGATTCCCGCGCGCCAATCGCTGGTCATCGAGCTGGTCGGCCGCGAGGATTTGCCGGGGGCCATCGCGCTCAACTCCAGCGGGTTCAACCTCGCGCGCGTCGTCGGCCCGAGCATCGGCGCGATCGTCATCGCGAAGCTCGGCATCGCGTGGTGCTTCGGCGTCAACGCGGCGAGCTACATCACCGTGCTGGCCGGCTTGTTCCTCATTCAACTTCCTGAATGGATACCGCCGGAGCATCTCTCCTCGCCGCTCGAGGGAATACGCCAGGGCGTCGCCTACATGCGCGGCACGCCGTCGATCGCGGCGCTGATGCGTTTCGTCACGATCTACTCCATCCTCGGCATTCCGTATCTCACGCTCATGCCCGTGGTCGCGCGCAATCGCCTGGGCCTTGGCGCCGACGGGTATGGGGCGTTGTTGGCGTGCGTCGGCGTTGGCGGAGTCGCAGGCGCGTTGTCGCTCGCCGCGGCGGGTGATCGATTCAAGCGAACGACGGTACTCGAAGTCGCGTCGTATGCGTTCGCCGCCCTGCTCCTGGCCTTCTCGCTCGTGCGCCACGCGGCATACGCCTATCCGCTGCTGCTTGGCGTCGGGTTCACGATGATCGTCAACAACGCGCTGGCGAACTCGACGCTTCAGCATCTGGCGCCGAACGAGTTGCGCGGCCGCTTGATGGCGGCATACTCCTTCGTGGTAGTCGGGCTGTCATCGGTGATTGGCTCACTCGTCGCGGGATCGATCGCGCATGCGATCGGCGTCTCGTGGGCGATTGGCGGCGGTGCGGTGATCATGCTCGTGTACACCTACTGGGCGTTCGAGCGGCGGCCAGAACTTCGGAGTGTAGAGGCTTGA
- a CDS encoding cytidylate kinase-like family protein — MPVITVSRMYGSGGSEVAERVAARMGWPVFDNAVVDAVAERSGLTRAEVSAQDERVPSLVERIASALSLGSPEIMPPVPTGPIETTEERIVAVTKRVIEEAVQTGPAVFVGRGAQCLLAERSDALHVFCFAPRSALCKYAMDKFSVGREEAERMVHDMNKQREAYVKRHWHRNWLAHENYHLCLNTAWLGFDGAADLVVEAAQRHFSLAAPSA, encoded by the coding sequence ATGCCGGTCATCACGGTCTCGCGCATGTACGGCTCGGGCGGCTCCGAGGTCGCGGAGCGCGTCGCGGCCAGGATGGGCTGGCCGGTGTTCGACAACGCCGTCGTCGATGCCGTCGCCGAGCGGTCCGGATTGACGCGCGCTGAAGTATCGGCGCAGGACGAACGCGTGCCGTCGCTCGTCGAGCGCATCGCATCGGCCCTCTCGCTCGGCTCACCGGAGATCATGCCGCCGGTGCCGACCGGCCCCATCGAGACGACAGAGGAGCGCATCGTCGCGGTCACCAAGCGCGTCATCGAGGAAGCGGTGCAGACGGGGCCGGCGGTATTCGTCGGCCGCGGCGCGCAATGTCTCCTCGCCGAGCGAAGCGACGCGCTGCACGTCTTCTGTTTCGCGCCGCGCTCCGCGCTCTGCAAATACGCCATGGACAAATTCAGCGTCGGCCGCGAAGAGGCCGAGCGAATGGTGCACGACATGAACAAGCAGCGCGAGGCGTACGTGAAGCGGCACTGGCATCGCAACTGGCTCGCGCACGAGAACTATCATTTGTGTTTGAACACGGCGTGGCTCGGATTCGACGGAGCGGCGGACCTCGTCGTCGAAGCGGCGCAGCGCCATTTCAGTCTGGCGGCTCCGTCGGCTTGA
- a CDS encoding GNAT family N-acetyltransferase translates to MKHAVAALAVRAASLEDLDAIVELRLSLLREYHSHPFYAALRPDPRARAYELYHSQLSSPYETIFLAERAGRVIGVLRCVDTPTSPVLLPERYCYVSSVYVLPDERKKGVLRALLGAADRWCLERDIGEMRLHNSVFSHEARHAWKALGFEVVEEVRRRTLDAPAAGRPNTRASARVRA, encoded by the coding sequence GTGAAACACGCGGTCGCGGCATTGGCGGTGCGGGCGGCATCACTCGAGGATCTCGATGCGATCGTCGAGCTGCGCTTGTCGCTGCTGCGCGAGTATCACAGCCACCCGTTCTACGCCGCGCTCAGGCCTGATCCACGCGCGCGCGCATATGAGTTATATCATAGCCAGCTCTCGTCGCCGTACGAGACGATCTTTCTCGCGGAACGCGCTGGCCGCGTCATCGGCGTATTGCGTTGTGTCGATACGCCGACGTCCCCGGTCCTGTTGCCCGAGCGCTACTGCTACGTGTCGTCCGTCTACGTGCTGCCCGACGAACGAAAGAAGGGTGTCCTGCGCGCGTTGCTCGGCGCGGCCGACCGGTGGTGTCTCGAACGCGACATCGGCGAGATGCGCCTGCACAATTCAGTATTCTCTCATGAAGCGCGGCACGCCTGGAAAGCGCTTGGCTTCGAGGTCGTGGAAGAAGTGCGCCGCCGCACCCTCGACGCTCCGGCCGCCGGCCGACCGAATACGCGGGCCTCGGCGCGGGTCAGAGCGTAG